From a single Brassica oleracea var. oleracea cultivar TO1000 chromosome C5, BOL, whole genome shotgun sequence genomic region:
- the LOC106344750 gene encoding uncharacterized protein LOC106344750, whose translation MALAVVTSARKLRPYYQSHTIEILSNQPLRTVMQNTNQSGRLTKWTMELSEHDIVYKNRTIAKSQVLADFLIELTPELEQDLILPSKNWILHVDGSSTFGFAASNNEAEYESLIAELRLAKAVKAKRISAYCDSQLVVSQYIGDYDVRNDRMDAYLKIVKDLTRDFEFFEITKVPRGENVCVDALAALGSKLHDQVKRTIPIHKIEKPIISQITEQLAIAGLVTDTMHVDEAEPCATEIQLSDWRKEFIAYLSDGKFPTEKWEARRLKRRSAHYVVMDGYLH comes from the exons ATGGCTCTCGCTGTCGTCACCTCGGCGAGAAAACTCAGGCCTTACTATCAATCACATACGATCGAAATACTCTCCAACCAGCCCCTCAGAACGGTGATGCAAAACACAAACCAGTCAGGAAGATTGACCAAGTGGACAATGGAACTCAGCGAGCACGACATTGTATACAAGAACCGCACTATAGCTAAGTCGCAGGTTCTCGCTGACTTCCTGATCGAGTTAACGCCAGAACTCGAACAAGACCTAATCTTACCAAGCAAGAATTGGATACTGCACGTAGATGGTTCATCTAC CTTTGGCTTCGCTGCATCAAACAACGAAGCCGAGTATGAGTCTCTCATCGCGGAGCTCCGTCTCGCTAAAGCAGTCAAAGCTAAGCGAATCAGCGCATACTGCGATTCCCAACTCGTGGTAAGCCAATACATTGGTGACTACGACGTCAGGAATGATAGGATGGATGCTTACCTGAAAATCGTCAAGGATCTCACACGGGATTTCGAGTTCTTCGAAATCACGAAGGTTCCTCGCGGAGAAAACGTGTGCGTGGACGCCCTCGCAGCTCTTGGAAGCAAACTGCACGACCAAGTAAAGAGAACAATCCCAATACACAAGATTGAGAAACCAATCATCAGCCAAATAACCGAGCAGTTGGCTATCGCAGGATTAGTTACCGACACAATGCATGTCGACGAAGCAGAGCCTTGCGCAACAGAAATTCAGCTCAGCGATTGGCGAAAGGAGTTCATCGCTTACTTATCTGACGGCAAATTCCCTACCGAGAAGTGGGAGGCTAGACGACTCAAGCGACGCAGCGCACATTACGTCGTCATGGACGGATACCTCCATTGA
- the LOC106344751 gene encoding uncharacterized protein LOC106344751, with translation MVDVISNHQRWRHRQSIFNDIEDEIDRLHVGGLDDKDDVKLWKWGEGKFVSKFSSKKTWQHVRSEHQTCAWSQGIWFPQSTPKYSFILWIARRNRLQTGDKMQAWNVSVNAECVMCQGVQETCQHLFFQCPYSTEVWESLVKGFFRDDFTTDWDDIGEMVYGRSYPPTEMFLIRYSLQVAVHSIWRERNGRRHGEEPKAAAILSKLIDKTIRFHLLAVKATGHAYLERSLRIWFGIR, from the coding sequence ATGGTAGATGTTATATCAAATCATCAACGGTGGAGGCACAGACAGAGTATTTTCAATGATATAGAAGATGAGATTGATAGGCTGCATGTTGGAGGGTTAGATGATAAAGATGATGTTAAGCTTTGGAAGTGGGGTGAAGGGAAATTTGTGAGTAAGTTCTCTTCAAAGAAGACCTGGCAACATGTGCGAAGTGAGCATCAAACTTGCGCTTGGAGTCAAGGTATATGGTTCCCTCAGTCTACTCCAAAATACTCTTTCATATTATGGATTGCGAGAAGGAACAGATTGCAAACGGGAGACAAAATGCAAGCTTGGAATGTCTCTGTGAACGCAGAGTGTGTTATGTGTCAGGGAGTTCAAGAGACATGCCAACATCTCTTCTTTCAGTGTCCTTACTCGACTGAAGTGTGGGAATCTCTGGTGAAAGGGTTTTTTAGGGATGATTTCACCACTGACTGGGATGATATTGGGGAAATGGTTTATGGTAGAAGCTACCCTCCAACAGAAATGTTTCTTATCAGATACTCTCTTCAGGTTGCAGTCCATAGCATTTGGAGAGAAAGAAATGGTAGAAGGCATGGAGAGGAACCAAAAGCGGCTGCCATACTGAGTAAGCTTATCGACAAAACGATAAGGTTTCACCTTCTTGCTGTCAAAGCCACGGGTCATGCATACTTGGAAAGGAGTTTACGCATTTGGTTTGGAATAAGGTAA